A window from Staphylococcus succinus encodes these proteins:
- the tagD gene encoding glycerol-3-phosphate cytidylyltransferase has translation MKRVITYGTYDLLHYGHIELLRRAREMGDYLVVALSTDEFNRVKNKKSYYNYEQRKMMLESIRYVDLVIPESGWGQKEIDVERFEIDKFVMGHDWEGEFDFLKDKCEVTYLNRTEGISTTKIKKELYGDSEK, from the coding sequence ATGAAACGTGTTATTACTTATGGAACGTATGATTTATTACATTACGGTCACATTGAATTATTAAGAAGAGCAAGAGAGATGGGCGATTATTTAGTCGTTGCACTTTCTACAGATGAATTTAACCGTGTTAAAAATAAGAAATCTTATTATAATTATGAACAACGAAAAATGATGTTAGAGTCTATTCGTTATGTTGACCTTGTTATTCCAGAAAGCGGATGGGGACAAAAAGAAATAGATGTTGAACGTTTTGAAATAGATAAATTTGTTATGGGCCATGATTGGGAAGGTGAGTTTGACTTCTTAAAAGATAAATGCGAAGTTACTTATTTAAATCGTACAGAAGGTATTTCTACAACTAAAATTAAAAAAGAACTTTATGGCGATTCAGAAAAATAA
- a CDS encoding glycosyltransferase family 2 protein: MKISIIIPVYNAAHTLRRAIASVDTKHQYEIICINDGSTDESAMLLEQLQKEYKNIVCINQENQGAAASRNKGLSCMTGDVFMFLDADDEFLPSRIDFMADYYQQDEHVDIVIGQIARENNGEWQTIATHQAIQKQEKVSLAQCPEIMQSIGPGGKMFSNKYVDIRFDEDIVFCEEHQFMIQAYKKARDIQLLPNIVYGYNEVEGSVTDQRAEQFEIYIRDAINVRARVMETLLLPEERIYYSYRMDELIVSYLLQAHLMKHKAITQQLLQTVITYIKTMQSTDYSGEALFRIVSVLERGGSNWTKSLYTQWREALLSVGIGRPSYYRFKVEILPRRAKFRGKMKLKQYLKR; the protein is encoded by the coding sequence ATGAAAATATCAATAATAATTCCTGTATATAATGCAGCACATACGTTGCGTAGAGCTATTGCTTCAGTAGATACCAAACATCAATACGAAATTATATGTATTAATGATGGCTCTACTGATGAGAGTGCAATGCTTCTAGAACAGTTGCAAAAAGAATATAAGAATATTGTCTGTATAAATCAAGAAAATCAAGGAGCTGCAGCAAGTAGAAATAAAGGATTATCATGTATGACCGGTGATGTATTTATGTTCTTAGATGCAGATGATGAGTTTTTACCAAGTCGTATTGATTTTATGGCAGATTATTATCAACAGGATGAGCATGTTGACATCGTTATTGGCCAAATAGCTAGAGAAAATAATGGTGAATGGCAGACCATTGCAACACACCAGGCTATACAAAAGCAAGAAAAAGTAAGTTTAGCGCAATGTCCAGAAATCATGCAGTCCATCGGTCCGGGCGGTAAAATGTTTAGTAATAAATACGTTGATATACGATTTGATGAAGACATTGTATTTTGTGAAGAACATCAGTTTATGATTCAAGCGTATAAAAAAGCAAGGGACATACAACTTTTACCGAATATTGTTTATGGTTACAATGAAGTTGAAGGCTCTGTTACCGATCAACGTGCAGAGCAATTTGAAATTTATATAAGAGATGCAATAAATGTAAGGGCTCGTGTTATGGAGACTTTATTGTTGCCTGAAGAACGAATATACTATAGCTACCGTATGGATGAATTAATTGTCAGTTATTTGTTACAAGCACATTTGATGAAACACAAGGCAATTACACAACAATTATTGCAAACGGTAATCACATATATAAAAACAATGCAATCAACAGATTATTCTGGTGAGGCGCTGTTTAGAATTGTGAGTGTCCTTGAACGTGGAGGTAGCAACTGGACTAAATCACTTTACACTCAATGGAGAGAAGCGTTATTGAGCGTGGGTATAGGCAGACCTAGCTATTATCGTTTTAAAGTGGAAATATTACCGAGGCGTGCAAAATTTAGAGGAAAAATGAAATTGAAGCAGTATTTGAAACGATGA
- the tarB gene encoding teichoic acid glycerol-phosphate primase TarB has product MRQIIKKLYMTIISFLNLIYSRKKVQDHHIAVIMTFAEDVLPIIEALNKKGYQITVISKEENRRYIQPFENATFIPAGNKQVFKHIKALSIAKIMIIDTYYLMLGGFKKKTNQTVIQTWHAAGALKNFGLTDHQVDLSNKHMVNQYRKVYQATDNYLVGGDAMATCFKNAFEATDDQFLKTGLPRLVPYSTVDIVKKQQELKIQYGIEGKVAIYVPTYREHQQSNRDIDKERFESELPHYTLLNKLHPSIASDDQTEIDLQSLMIMADIIISDYSSLAIEASLLNKPTLFYVYDEQRYEKERGLNEFYNDIPSQYKVYDEMQLVEKLKEDSVPLVPLFKSWHEYNSKDSLEQVVNYIEKMVKV; this is encoded by the coding sequence TTGAGGCAAATAATTAAAAAACTTTATATGACTATTATTAGTTTTTTAAATTTAATTTATAGTAGAAAAAAAGTACAAGACCATCATATTGCTGTGATCATGACGTTTGCAGAAGATGTGCTACCAATTATAGAAGCATTAAATAAAAAAGGTTATCAAATTACTGTTATCAGTAAAGAAGAAAATAGAAGATATATTCAACCATTTGAAAATGCAACATTTATACCTGCAGGAAACAAACAAGTTTTCAAACATATAAAGGCCTTAAGTATAGCAAAAATAATGATTATAGATACTTATTATTTAATGTTAGGTGGTTTTAAAAAGAAAACGAATCAGACCGTTATCCAAACTTGGCATGCTGCAGGCGCATTAAAAAATTTCGGGCTGACAGATCACCAAGTTGATTTATCCAATAAACATATGGTTAATCAGTATAGAAAAGTGTATCAAGCTACGGATAACTATTTAGTTGGGGGAGATGCCATGGCCACTTGCTTTAAAAATGCTTTTGAAGCAACAGATGATCAATTCTTAAAAACAGGTTTGCCGAGACTTGTGCCTTATAGCACTGTAGATATTGTAAAAAAACAACAAGAATTAAAAATTCAATATGGCATAGAGGGCAAAGTCGCGATATATGTCCCTACGTATCGAGAACATCAACAATCTAATCGTGATATTGATAAGGAGAGATTCGAATCAGAATTACCTCATTATACTTTATTGAATAAACTACATCCATCTATTGCAAGTGATGATCAAACAGAAATAGATTTACAATCTTTAATGATTATGGCAGATATCATTATTAGCGATTATAGTTCATTAGCGATAGAAGCGAGTCTGTTAAATAAACCCACATTATTTTATGTTTATGACGAACAACGGTACGAGAAAGAACGTGGTTTAAATGAATTTTATAATGACATTCCAAGTCAATATAAAGTTTATGACGAAATGCAATTAGTGGAAAAATTAAAAGAAGATTCAGTACCTTTAGTGCCATTATTTAAGTCGTGGCATGAATACAATAGTAAAGATAGTTTGGAACAAGTCGTTAATTATATAGAGAAAATGGTGAAAGTATGA
- a CDS encoding ABC transporter permease: MNAVWVVLKEHLKNFYLIQRLAQFQLKISNTNNYLGMAWELINPALQIMVYWFVFGLGIRNNGPVDGVPFIYWLLVGISMWFFVNQGVLEGTKAIATKYNQVAKMNFPLSIIPSYIVMSRFYGHIALLAVVILLCMLSGFYPTIYTLQLLLYVPFALILTTTIALFTSTLGVLVKDTQQAIQALMRMVFFASSILIVPPEGIVKDVMQLNPIYYLAEAYRSAVLHKEWYFITHWELTCYNLCIILLLFMVGSFLHMRYRDHFADFM, translated from the coding sequence ATGAATGCAGTTTGGGTAGTTTTGAAGGAGCATTTAAAAAATTTCTATCTTATTCAAAGGTTAGCGCAGTTCCAATTAAAAATTTCTAATACGAATAACTATTTGGGAATGGCGTGGGAATTAATTAACCCAGCATTACAAATAATGGTTTATTGGTTTGTATTTGGTTTAGGAATTAGAAATAATGGTCCAGTAGACGGCGTTCCATTTATTTATTGGTTACTTGTAGGTATTAGTATGTGGTTCTTTGTAAACCAAGGTGTTTTAGAAGGTACCAAAGCGATAGCGACGAAATATAATCAAGTGGCTAAGATGAACTTTCCACTGTCAATTATACCTTCATATATCGTTATGAGTAGGTTCTATGGGCACATTGCATTATTAGCAGTGGTCATTTTATTGTGTATGTTATCAGGTTTTTATCCAACAATATATACATTACAGTTATTGCTTTATGTGCCATTCGCTTTAATTCTCACAACAACCATAGCTTTGTTTACATCTACTTTAGGTGTATTAGTTAAAGATACACAACAGGCGATTCAGGCTTTAATGAGAATGGTATTTTTCGCATCATCTATTTTAATTGTACCACCAGAAGGTATTGTTAAAGATGTAATGCAATTAAATCCAATATACTATTTAGCAGAGGCTTATCGCTCTGCAGTGTTACATAAAGAATGGTATTTTATTACGCATTGGGAACTAACATGCTATAACTTGTGTATTATACTGCTATTATTTATGGTAGGTTCTTTCCTACACATGCGGTACAGAGATCATTTTGCAGACTTTATGTAA
- the tagH gene encoding teichoic acids export ABC transporter ATP-binding subunit TagH gives MNVSVNIEHVTKEYRIYRNNKERLKDAIVPFHKNKTFYALNDLSIKAYEGDVIGLVGINGSGKSTLSNMIGGSLSPTEGNIQRDGDVSVIAINAGLNGQLTGVENIEFKMLCMGFSRKEIKELTPQVIEFSELGEFIYQPVKKYSSGMRAKLGFSINITTNPDILVIDEALSVGDQTFAQKCLDKIFEYKAQGKTIFFVSHNMKQVREFCTKIAWIEGGKLKQYGELEEVLPEYEKFLNNFKKRSKAEQKKFRSELDNSRFVVK, from the coding sequence ATGAATGTATCGGTTAACATTGAACATGTAACTAAAGAGTATCGTATTTACCGTAATAATAAAGAGCGTTTAAAGGATGCTATTGTACCTTTTCATAAGAACAAAACATTTTACGCTTTGAATGACCTATCCATAAAAGCTTATGAAGGCGATGTCATTGGCCTTGTAGGCATCAATGGCTCTGGGAAATCTACTTTAAGCAATATGATTGGTGGATCTTTATCACCTACTGAAGGCAACATTCAGCGTGATGGTGACGTAAGCGTTATCGCTATCAATGCTGGCCTAAATGGTCAATTAACTGGCGTCGAAAACATTGAATTTAAAATGCTCTGTATGGGCTTCTCAAGAAAAGAAATTAAAGAATTGACGCCACAAGTTATTGAATTCAGTGAATTAGGTGAATTTATTTACCAACCCGTTAAAAAATATTCTAGTGGTATGCGCGCAAAATTAGGTTTCTCAATTAATATTACTACAAACCCTGACATCTTAGTAATTGATGAAGCGCTATCTGTTGGTGATCAAACGTTTGCTCAAAAATGTTTAGACAAAATTTTCGAATATAAAGCCCAAGGGAAAACAATTTTCTTTGTAAGCCACAATATGAAACAAGTTCGTGAATTCTGTACTAAAATCGCTTGGATTGAAGGTGGAAAACTCAAACAATACGGGGAATTAGAAGAAGTATTGCCAGAGTATGAAAAATTCTTGAATAACTTCAAAAAACGTTCAAAAGCTGAACAAAAGAAATTTAGAAGCGAGTTAGATAACTCAAGATTTGTGGTTAAGTAA
- the tarA gene encoding N-acetylglucosaminyldiphosphoundecaprenol N-acetyl-beta-D-mannosaminyltransferase TarA yields the protein MTESNKLNKVDILSVYFDNVTLIDMQENIKQFFLSEAKDNLFIVTANPEIVDYATEHNEYRNLINRADYVIPDGTGVVKASKLLRTPLKERVPGIEMMESCLEIANDKQQNVFLLGAENNVVIQAKQRLEQKYPNINFDFHHGFFDFSDEEVLEQVISFKPDYIFVGMGYPRQEQWIESYTECFNQTVLMGVGGSLEVFSGTKKRAPMLFRRLNIEWIYRVIIDWKRLGRLKSIPKFVFKVIKVAIKK from the coding sequence ATGACAGAAAGCAACAAGCTGAACAAGGTTGATATTTTATCAGTATATTTTGATAATGTCACTTTAATCGATATGCAAGAAAATATTAAGCAATTTTTCTTATCAGAAGCAAAAGATAATTTATTTATCGTTACTGCTAATCCTGAAATCGTAGACTATGCTACTGAGCATAATGAATATCGTAATTTAATTAATCGTGCTGATTATGTTATTCCTGACGGGACAGGTGTTGTTAAAGCCTCTAAATTATTGAGAACACCACTTAAAGAACGTGTTCCCGGTATTGAAATGATGGAAAGCTGTTTGGAAATTGCTAACGATAAACAACAAAATGTATTTTTATTAGGTGCAGAAAATAATGTTGTCATACAAGCGAAACAAAGATTGGAACAAAAGTACCCTAATATCAATTTTGATTTCCATCATGGCTTTTTTGATTTCTCAGATGAAGAGGTGTTGGAACAAGTGATATCTTTTAAACCAGATTATATATTTGTTGGTATGGGCTATCCTAGACAAGAACAATGGATTGAAAGTTATACGGAGTGTTTTAATCAAACTGTTTTGATGGGCGTTGGAGGCTCTCTAGAAGTGTTTAGCGGAACTAAAAAAAGAGCGCCTATGCTATTCAGACGTTTAAATATAGAATGGATTTATCGAGTGATTATAGATTGGAAAAGGTTAGGTAGATTAAAATCTATTCCTAAGTTTGTTTTTAAAGTTATTAAAGTAGCGATAAAAAAATAA
- a CDS encoding M50 family metallopeptidase — MTKLHEFFSFAIQLNLYWVILVALLYIIIHNYRNKPINRILDIYLNYIPVLTHEFGHILFNKISGGKAKDLVIVASPTERMETSQQGYAITQSKHRLGQTITTFGGYVMPPLMLLLGFWAIDTQYPSLFIASYLLIFVYFLILTSRKLVPIIMIILLFTLLYLLFQNDNHFMMFYILTITYHFILAVLLGEVLQSSWTIFRLTFSQQPISWDGSTLKELTRIPTFLYSIIWITINLFTVYQLFLSYFLAN, encoded by the coding sequence ATGACAAAACTACATGAATTTTTCAGTTTCGCTATCCAACTCAATCTTTACTGGGTGATATTGGTAGCATTACTATACATAATTATTCATAACTACCGCAACAAACCTATAAATCGTATTTTAGATATCTATTTGAATTATATACCAGTGCTCACACATGAATTCGGGCATATATTATTCAATAAAATTAGTGGTGGAAAAGCAAAGGATCTAGTTATTGTAGCCTCTCCTACCGAGCGGATGGAAACATCTCAACAAGGATATGCTATTACACAATCAAAACATCGTCTTGGCCAAACTATCACAACTTTTGGTGGTTATGTAATGCCGCCACTCATGTTACTACTAGGGTTTTGGGCTATAGATACGCAATATCCTAGCTTATTTATAGCATCCTACTTATTAATCTTTGTTTATTTTTTAATATTAACTTCACGAAAGTTAGTTCCAATCATTATGATTATTTTACTTTTTACATTGCTTTACTTATTATTTCAAAATGATAATCACTTTATGATGTTCTATATCTTAACAATTACTTATCATTTCATATTAGCTGTGTTGTTAGGTGAGGTCCTACAATCATCTTGGACTATTTTTAGACTTACTTTTTCACAACAACCTATATCATGGGATGGCAGTACTTTAAAAGAATTAACACGTATCCCTACGTTTTTATATAGTATAATTTGGATTACTATCAATTTATTCACTGTCTACCAACTATTTCTCTCCTATTTTTTAGCTAACTAA
- a CDS encoding metal-dependent transcriptional regulator, with amino-acid sequence MLTEEKEDYLKAILTHDGDRSFVSNKTLSQYLNIKPPSVSEMVNRLEKSGYVETKPYKGVQLSKEGLTYTLDIIKRHRLLELFLIKILQYNWEEVHQEAEVLEHKVSHLFVERLDKLLDYPKTCPHGGVIPRNNDYKEIYTTNLLSYEAGDKVTVKRVRDRTELLVYLTSKDILIGEEITLINKDDTNKVIIVQKEENITILSYDNAAHIYVEK; translated from the coding sequence ATGCTAACTGAAGAAAAAGAAGATTATTTGAAGGCGATTTTAACACATGATGGCGACCGTTCTTTCGTTTCAAATAAGACACTATCCCAATATTTAAACATTAAGCCGCCATCCGTCAGTGAAATGGTGAATCGTTTAGAGAAGTCGGGATATGTAGAAACAAAACCGTATAAAGGCGTACAACTTTCTAAGGAAGGTTTAACATATACATTAGATATTATTAAGCGACATCGCTTACTAGAACTCTTTTTAATAAAGATCCTGCAATATAATTGGGAAGAAGTGCATCAAGAAGCAGAAGTTTTAGAACATAAGGTTTCTCATTTGTTTGTGGAGCGCTTGGATAAGTTATTAGATTATCCAAAGACATGCCCACACGGAGGCGTTATCCCTCGCAATAATGATTATAAAGAGATTTATACAACGAATTTATTATCATATGAAGCAGGGGACAAAGTAACGGTTAAACGTGTGAGAGATCGAACAGAATTGTTAGTTTATCTTACGAGCAAAGACATTTTAATTGGAGAAGAAATTACGCTTATTAATAAAGATGACACAAATAAAGTGATTATTGTACAAAAAGAAGAAAATATCACTATTTTAAGTTATGATAACGCAGCTCATATATATGTAGAAAAATAG
- a CDS encoding metal ABC transporter ATP-binding protein — protein MLEIKDLNLTLGNKLILQHINLDIPVQGEIIGIMGPNGAGKSSLLKSIIGEFKSTGTAHLNKTPVENSLKSITYIPQKAHIDLDFPIDVEHVVVSGAYKDIGWFKWVNVETKTKLNQLMKTLELEDLRHRQISELSGGQLQRVLVARALMTESTLYLLDEPFVGIDFHSEEIIMSQLRQLKKEGKLLLIVHHDLSKAETYFDRVILLNKSIRYFGDSVTAMKPEHLNHTFLNAPIQNGMA, from the coding sequence ATGTTAGAAATTAAAGATTTAAATCTCACTTTAGGTAATAAATTGATATTACAACATATTAATCTGGACATCCCTGTTCAAGGTGAAATCATTGGAATTATGGGGCCAAATGGTGCTGGTAAATCATCACTGCTCAAATCAATTATAGGTGAATTTAAATCGACTGGAACAGCACATTTAAATAAAACCCCTGTCGAAAATAGTTTAAAGTCTATTACCTACATTCCACAAAAAGCACATATTGATTTGGATTTTCCAATTGATGTGGAACATGTCGTTGTATCAGGAGCATACAAAGATATTGGGTGGTTTAAATGGGTAAATGTAGAAACTAAAACCAAATTAAATCAATTGATGAAAACTTTGGAATTAGAAGATTTAAGACACCGTCAAATATCTGAATTAAGTGGTGGCCAATTACAGCGTGTACTTGTTGCTCGAGCATTAATGACCGAGAGTACATTATATTTATTGGACGAACCTTTTGTTGGTATTGACTTCCATAGTGAAGAAATCATTATGTCTCAATTAAGACAACTAAAAAAAGAAGGAAAGTTACTCTTAATCGTTCATCACGATTTATCGAAGGCTGAAACTTACTTTGATCGTGTCATCCTATTAAATAAATCCATTCGCTATTTTGGAGATAGTGTTACTGCCATGAAACCAGAACATTTGAATCATACATTTTTAAATGCTCCGATTCAAAATGGCATGGCTTAA
- a CDS encoding metal ABC transporter permease, whose amino-acid sequence MEFFNHLFDYQFLSNALIISIVVGIVCGTVGCLIVLRGLSLMGDAMSHAVLPGVALSFLFGIPMFIGALVTGMIASIFIGFITKSSKTKPDAAIGISFTAFLATGVILISLINSSTDLYHILFGNLLAVTHSTFWSTIVVGIIVMLLIIVFYRPLMVSTFDPIFSRMSGLNTTLIHYFVMLLLSLVTVASIQTVGIILVVALLITPASAAFLIAKKLHTMMIISSVISTISAIVGLYFSYVYNIPSGATIVLCAFFIYIIIFICNKLQLFNKKGQVS is encoded by the coding sequence ATGGAGTTTTTTAACCATTTATTTGATTATCAATTTTTAAGCAATGCGCTTATTATTTCTATCGTCGTGGGAATCGTATGTGGTACAGTTGGTTGCCTCATCGTACTTAGAGGTCTCTCGCTTATGGGGGATGCTATGAGCCATGCTGTTTTACCAGGTGTTGCCTTATCATTCCTATTCGGCATACCAATGTTTATTGGTGCGTTAGTCACGGGCATGATTGCTAGTATTTTTATAGGGTTTATTACCAAGAGTAGTAAAACTAAACCCGATGCTGCCATAGGTATAAGTTTCACTGCTTTTTTAGCAACGGGAGTTATTTTAATTAGCCTTATTAATAGTTCTACAGATTTATATCATATTTTATTTGGTAACTTACTAGCAGTTACACATTCTACATTTTGGTCAACGATTGTTGTCGGTATCATAGTCATGTTATTAATCATCGTCTTTTACAGACCATTGATGGTATCTACATTTGATCCAATATTTAGTAGAATGAGCGGTTTAAACACTACATTAATACACTATTTTGTAATGCTCTTATTGTCTCTTGTAACAGTTGCTAGCATTCAAACTGTAGGTATTATTTTAGTTGTTGCCTTATTAATCACACCCGCTTCAGCTGCATTTTTAATTGCAAAAAAATTACATACCATGATGATTATTTCAAGTGTCATAAGTACCATTAGTGCTATTGTAGGTCTCTATTTCAGCTATGTATATAACATACCTAGTGGTGCCACAATTGTATTATGTGCATTCTTTATTTACATTATTATTTTTATATGCAACAAATTACAACTTTTCAACAAGAAGGGACAGGTTTCATGA
- the mntC gene encoding manganese ABC transporter substrate-binding lipoprotein MntC, with translation MKKLISLALIFLLFLSACSNHKNDTSSNEKLKIVTTNSILYDMVKHTAGDNIEIHSIVPIGQDPHEYEVKPKDIKALTDADIVFYNGLNLETGNGWFNKALAQADKSPDDSSVVKVSENVKPLYLNDAEGDASKQDPHAWLSLENGIKYVEKIRDTLLKHDEKHADDIQGHSKDYIAKLEALNKESHEKFNDIPKNERAMITSEGAFKYFSKQYDIKPGYIWEINTEKQGTPEQMKQAIEFVKDNNLKHLLVETSVDHKSMQSLSEETKKDIYGEVFTDSIGKKGSKGDSYYDMMKENIETIHGSMK, from the coding sequence ATGAAAAAATTAATATCACTCGCTCTTATTTTCTTACTTTTTTTAAGTGCGTGTAGCAATCATAAAAACGATACTTCCTCTAATGAAAAACTAAAAATAGTTACAACTAATTCTATATTATACGATATGGTCAAACATACAGCTGGTGATAACATTGAAATTCACAGTATTGTTCCAATTGGACAAGATCCGCATGAATATGAGGTGAAACCTAAAGACATTAAAGCTTTAACTGATGCTGACATTGTATTTTACAATGGTTTAAATTTAGAAACAGGTAACGGTTGGTTTAATAAAGCGTTGGCACAAGCAGATAAATCACCTGATGATAGCTCTGTAGTAAAAGTCTCTGAAAATGTTAAGCCATTATATTTAAATGATGCTGAAGGTGATGCGTCTAAACAAGACCCTCATGCATGGTTAAGCTTAGAAAATGGTATAAAATATGTTGAGAAAATTAGAGATACATTACTAAAGCATGACGAGAAACATGCGGATGATATTCAAGGTCACAGTAAAGATTACATCGCTAAATTAGAGGCGCTTAACAAAGAAAGTCACGAAAAATTTAATGACATTCCGAAAAATGAACGTGCCATGATAACAAGTGAAGGTGCCTTTAAATATTTCTCTAAACAGTATGATATTAAACCAGGTTATATTTGGGAAATTAACACTGAAAAACAAGGTACACCTGAACAAATGAAACAAGCCATTGAATTCGTTAAAGATAACAACTTAAAACACTTACTTGTTGAAACAAGTGTAGATCATAAGAGTATGCAAAGTTTAAGCGAAGAGACTAAGAAAGATATCTATGGTGAAGTATTCACTGATTCTATTGGTAAAAAAGGGTCTAAAGGAGATTCTTACTACGATATGATGAAAGAAAATATCGAAACGATTCACGGTAGCATGAAATAA